In Micromonospora sp. LH3U1, one genomic interval encodes:
- a CDS encoding glutamate-5-semialdehyde dehydrogenase, with product MSVSEQARRARVAAETLAVATRTVKDAALVAMADALVARTPEILAANETDLAAGREAGLSAAVLDRLALDAGRVAGIADALRQMATLPDPVGEVVRGSTLPNGLELRQIRVPFGVVGIIYEARPNVTVDAAGICLKSGNAALLRGSSSAAHSNAALVAVLRDAVADAGLPADAVQLLDASSRDSVKELMRARGLVDVLIPRGGASLIRTVVEESTVPVIETGVGNCHVYVDAAADVAKAVAVTLNAKTQRLSTCNTAESLLVHAGIADAFLPSALAAFAEAGVTVHGSPEVAAYSAAVVPATEEDFATEYLSADISVAVVESLDAAVAHIRRFGTGHTEAILTDSASAARDFVARVDAAAVMVNASTRFTDGGEFGFGAEIGISTQKLHARGPMGLPELTSTKYVVTGDGHLR from the coding sequence CCCGGAGATCCTGGCCGCGAACGAGACGGACCTGGCAGCCGGCCGGGAGGCCGGGCTGAGCGCGGCCGTGCTGGACCGGCTCGCCCTCGACGCGGGCCGCGTGGCCGGCATCGCCGACGCGCTGCGCCAGATGGCCACGCTGCCCGACCCGGTCGGCGAGGTGGTCCGCGGTTCCACCCTGCCCAACGGGCTGGAGCTGCGCCAGATCCGGGTGCCGTTCGGGGTGGTCGGCATCATCTACGAGGCGCGGCCGAACGTGACGGTGGACGCCGCCGGGATCTGCCTCAAGTCCGGGAACGCGGCGCTGCTGCGCGGGTCGTCCTCGGCCGCACACTCGAACGCCGCGCTCGTCGCGGTGCTGCGTGACGCGGTCGCCGACGCCGGGCTGCCGGCCGACGCGGTGCAACTGCTCGATGCCAGCTCCCGCGACTCGGTCAAGGAACTGATGCGTGCCCGAGGGCTCGTCGACGTGCTCATTCCGCGCGGTGGCGCGTCGCTGATCCGCACCGTTGTCGAGGAGTCGACCGTGCCGGTGATCGAGACCGGGGTGGGCAACTGCCACGTCTACGTCGATGCCGCCGCCGACGTGGCGAAGGCCGTCGCGGTGACGCTGAACGCCAAGACGCAACGCCTGTCGACCTGCAACACCGCCGAGTCGCTGCTCGTGCACGCGGGCATCGCCGACGCGTTCCTGCCGTCGGCGCTGGCTGCCTTCGCCGAGGCGGGGGTGACCGTGCACGGCTCCCCCGAGGTGGCCGCATACTCCGCCGCCGTGGTCCCGGCCACCGAGGAGGACTTCGCCACCGAATACCTGTCGGCCGACATCTCGGTCGCGGTGGTCGAGTCGCTGGACGCGGCGGTCGCGCACATCCGCCGCTTCGGCACCGGGCACACCGAGGCGATCCTCACCGACTCGGCGAGCGCGGCCCGCGACTTCGTCGCCCGGGTGGACGCCGCGGCGGTGATGGTGAACGCCTCGACCCGGTTCACCGACGGAGGCGAGTTCGGGTTCGGCGCGGAGATCGGCATCTCCACGCAGAAACTGCACGCCCGCGGCCCGATGGGCCTGCCCGAGCTGACCAGCACCAAGTACGTCGTCACTGGGGACGGGCACCTGCGCTAG
- a CDS encoding prenyltransferase/squalene oxidase repeat-containing protein, translating into MVDLEAAIGFVVAHGDAVERARLSWLRNGTAVPAELLETAEVGQSPDGGWPATWGGDIASVDATCFRLAELDDLGALGRPAARRALDWLASRQHADGGWDEDASLADSAPEWARPGDPEAGFLLSANAGFWLTVAGLDARASGPLDHRVGGAYAGVVQAAAHSLAARLRPDGSWPSFLAAGWLSAAVLHRQEMFQESARIQVVLAERMPKMSPGDVAWLAATLRRAGIDPQDWIMVRALRRLTETQRSDGGWESDDGHQFDVHTTLSAIRAARPTPPGRASRAQPALAPG; encoded by the coding sequence GTGGTCGACTTGGAAGCCGCGATCGGGTTCGTCGTGGCGCATGGGGACGCGGTAGAACGCGCCCGACTCTCGTGGCTCCGCAACGGCACTGCCGTGCCCGCCGAGCTACTGGAGACGGCCGAGGTCGGCCAGTCACCCGACGGCGGTTGGCCGGCCACCTGGGGCGGCGACATCGCCTCGGTCGACGCCACCTGCTTCCGGCTCGCCGAGTTGGACGACCTGGGCGCGCTCGGCCGTCCCGCCGCTCGGCGCGCACTCGACTGGCTGGCGTCCCGGCAGCACGCCGACGGCGGCTGGGACGAGGACGCGTCGCTGGCCGACTCGGCTCCGGAGTGGGCCCGGCCGGGCGATCCGGAGGCCGGGTTCCTCCTGTCGGCCAACGCCGGTTTCTGGCTCACCGTTGCCGGCCTGGATGCCCGCGCCTCAGGCCCGCTGGACCACCGCGTCGGTGGGGCGTACGCCGGGGTGGTGCAGGCGGCGGCCCACTCGCTCGCCGCGCGGCTGCGCCCAGACGGCAGTTGGCCGTCGTTCCTCGCCGCCGGCTGGCTGAGCGCTGCGGTGCTGCACCGGCAGGAGATGTTCCAGGAGTCGGCGCGAATCCAGGTGGTGCTCGCCGAACGGATGCCGAAGATGTCCCCGGGGGACGTGGCGTGGCTGGCGGCCACGCTGCGCCGCGCCGGCATCGACCCGCAGGACTGGATCATGGTCCGGGCGCTGCGCCGGCTGACCGAGACCCAGCGCAGCGACGGCGGCTGGGAGAGCGACGACGGCCACCAGTTCGACGTGCACACCACCCTGTCCGCGATCCGGGCCGCCCGGCCCACGCCGCCTGGCCGAGCAAGCCGCGCTCAGCCTGCCCTGGCACCCGGCTGA
- the moeZ gene encoding adenylyltransferase/sulfurtransferase MoeZ translates to MSLPPLVEPAAELTVDEIRRYSRHLIIPDVGVTGQKRLKNARVLCVGAGGLGSPALLYLAAAGVGTLGIIDFDTVDESNLQRQVIHGVSDIGRSKAESAAASIREINPLVNVEIHNTALDRENVREIFAQYDLIVDGTDNFATRYMVNDAAVLLGKPYVWGSIYRFDGQASVFWAEHGPCYRCLYPEPPPPGMVPSCAEGGVLGVLCASIGSIQVNEAIKLLTGIGEPLVGRLMVYDALEMEYRKIKVRKDPNCALCGENPTVTDLLEDYEDFCGAVSEEAQEATLDSTITALELKDWQDAGKDIFLVDVREPAEYEIVRIPGSTLIPKGDIISGEALAKLPQDRQIVLHCKSGVRSAEALAALKAAGFKDAVHVQGGVLSWIKQIDPSLPAY, encoded by the coding sequence GTGTCGTTGCCCCCGCTCGTCGAACCCGCCGCCGAGCTGACCGTTGACGAGATCCGCCGCTACTCGCGCCACCTGATCATCCCGGATGTCGGGGTGACCGGGCAGAAGCGGCTGAAGAACGCCCGGGTGCTCTGTGTCGGCGCCGGCGGCCTCGGGTCGCCCGCCCTGCTGTATCTCGCCGCGGCCGGGGTCGGCACACTCGGCATCATCGACTTCGACACCGTCGACGAGTCCAACCTCCAGCGCCAGGTCATCCACGGTGTGTCCGACATCGGCCGGTCCAAGGCCGAGTCCGCCGCAGCGTCGATCCGCGAGATCAACCCGCTGGTCAACGTGGAGATCCACAACACCGCGCTGGACCGGGAGAACGTCCGCGAGATCTTCGCCCAGTACGACCTGATCGTCGACGGCACCGACAACTTCGCCACCCGCTACATGGTCAACGACGCGGCGGTGCTGCTCGGCAAGCCGTACGTCTGGGGCTCGATCTACCGCTTCGACGGCCAGGCATCGGTGTTCTGGGCCGAGCACGGCCCCTGCTACCGCTGCCTCTACCCGGAGCCGCCGCCGCCCGGCATGGTTCCGTCCTGCGCCGAGGGTGGCGTGCTCGGTGTGCTGTGCGCGTCGATCGGCTCGATCCAGGTGAACGAGGCGATCAAGCTGCTCACCGGCATCGGTGAGCCGCTGGTCGGCCGCCTGATGGTCTACGACGCCCTGGAGATGGAATACCGCAAGATCAAGGTCCGCAAGGACCCGAACTGCGCGCTCTGCGGCGAGAACCCGACGGTCACCGACCTGCTCGAAGACTACGAGGACTTCTGCGGCGCGGTCTCCGAGGAGGCCCAGGAGGCGACGCTCGACTCGACCATCACCGCACTGGAACTCAAGGACTGGCAGGACGCCGGCAAGGACATCTTCCTGGTCGACGTACGGGAGCCGGCCGAGTACGAGATCGTCCGCATCCCCGGCTCCACCCTGATCCCCAAGGGCGACATCATCTCCGGTGAGGCCCTCGCGAAGCTGCCGCAGGACCGGCAGATCGTGCTGCACTGCAAGTCCGGCGTCCGCTCGGCGGAAGCGCTCGCCGCGCTCAAGGCGGCCGGATTCAAGGACGCCGTGCACGTGCAGGGCGGCGTGCTCTCCTGGATCAAGCAGATCGACCCGTCGCTGCCCGCGTACTGA
- a CDS encoding DUF3152 domain-containing protein — MTPSSPYGPTEPPDQSGRSAYEGGRPTLVRMRRRRRRSLLLGLLVLAAAIGVTVSRGDEPSAETPASTQGGMGLGGGAPAHPTPTSYPSVGAGRFTAADGDTPVHGANGPLRRYRIAVERGTGQDADAFAARVDEVLADPRSWIASDELRVQRVADAGAADFTIYLATPVTSERMCAEGGLTTERYTSCRLPGQVIINLARWMEAVPDYGASLDTYRTYVINHEVGHEFGEEHEACPGPGEPAPVMQQQTYGLDDCVANAWPYLDGRRYAGDMVP, encoded by the coding sequence ATGACGCCGTCGTCCCCTTACGGCCCGACCGAGCCGCCCGACCAGTCCGGGCGGTCGGCGTACGAGGGTGGGCGTCCCACGCTCGTGCGGATGCGTCGGCGACGTCGCCGTAGCCTGCTGCTCGGCCTGCTCGTGCTCGCCGCCGCCATCGGTGTGACGGTGAGCAGGGGCGACGAGCCATCAGCCGAGACTCCTGCCAGCACCCAGGGCGGGATGGGCCTCGGAGGTGGGGCGCCCGCCCACCCGACGCCCACCAGTTACCCGTCCGTCGGAGCGGGACGGTTCACCGCGGCCGACGGCGACACACCCGTGCACGGTGCGAACGGGCCGCTGCGCCGTTACCGGATCGCGGTCGAACGTGGCACCGGCCAGGACGCCGACGCGTTCGCCGCCAGGGTGGACGAGGTGCTGGCCGACCCGCGTAGTTGGATCGCCTCCGATGAGCTGCGGGTGCAACGGGTGGCCGACGCCGGGGCCGCCGACTTCACCATCTACCTGGCCACCCCGGTCACGTCCGAGCGAATGTGCGCCGAGGGTGGGCTGACCACCGAGCGCTACACCTCCTGCCGCCTGCCGGGCCAGGTCATCATCAACCTGGCCCGCTGGATGGAGGCGGTCCCCGACTACGGCGCCTCGCTGGACACCTACCGCACCTATGTGATCAACCACGAGGTGGGCCACGAGTTCGGCGAGGAACACGAGGCATGCCCCGGCCCGGGGGAGCCCGCCCCGGTGATGCAGCAGCAGACGTACGGCCTGGACGACTGCGTCGCCAACGCCTGGCCCTACCTCGACGGACGTCGCTACGCGGGTGACATGGTTCCCTGA
- a CDS encoding DUF3152 domain-containing protein: MPSSARLSVRRWRRFALLAQLVAVVLAVGAAVSVTAEGPGGRPGANQLAAEEIAPLPPPLVAAPLPPSAGPSPSDSVPSSPPPVLRVPGAVPSSGTGRFDHDARSGPVLGRAGELRRYRVAVESGSNEDAAEFALAVQAALAGPGSWVDSGRLRLQQVPGDAPRDFTVFLATARTAGRMCAQGGVDIRVGGRPYTSCRAPGQVIINLDRWRLSVPHFVSAGVPLAVYRTYVVNHEVGHQLGHRHERCPGAGRPAPVMMQQTLFLNGCRVNPWPYVDGRRYGGPAL; the protein is encoded by the coding sequence ATGCCCAGCTCAGCCCGCCTATCTGTGCGCCGTTGGCGCCGTTTCGCGCTGCTCGCCCAACTGGTGGCAGTGGTGCTTGCCGTCGGCGCGGCGGTGAGCGTGACCGCCGAGGGGCCGGGTGGGCGTCCCGGTGCCAACCAGTTGGCCGCCGAGGAGATCGCCCCGCTGCCGCCGCCGCTGGTGGCCGCGCCGCTGCCGCCGTCGGCCGGCCCGTCGCCCTCCGACTCGGTCCCGTCCAGCCCGCCCCCGGTGCTGCGGGTGCCCGGCGCGGTCCCGAGCTCCGGCACGGGACGGTTCGACCACGACGCCCGCTCCGGCCCGGTGCTGGGTCGCGCGGGTGAGCTGCGGCGTTACCGGGTCGCGGTGGAGTCGGGCAGCAACGAGGACGCCGCCGAGTTCGCGCTGGCGGTCCAGGCGGCGCTCGCCGGTCCGGGAAGCTGGGTCGACAGCGGCAGACTACGACTGCAGCAGGTGCCGGGGGACGCGCCTCGCGACTTCACGGTCTTCCTCGCCACCGCCCGTACGGCGGGTCGGATGTGCGCTCAGGGTGGGGTGGACATCCGGGTCGGGGGTCGGCCGTACACCTCCTGCCGCGCCCCCGGTCAGGTGATCATCAACCTGGATCGGTGGCGGTTGTCCGTGCCGCACTTCGTCTCGGCCGGCGTGCCGCTGGCGGTCTACCGGACGTACGTGGTCAATCACGAGGTGGGTCACCAACTCGGGCACCGGCACGAGCGTTGCCCCGGTGCGGGTCGGCCCGCGCCGGTGATGATGCAGCAGACACTCTTCCTCAACGGGTGCCGGGTCAACCCGTGGCCGTACGTCGACGGGCGCCGCTACGGCGGTCCTGCCCTCTGA
- a CDS encoding alpha/beta fold hydrolase: MKSATLWPDHLLPDDRVPPPWPGREVRLDGLVTYVRDTPATAVGAEPALYVHGLGGSSQNWTDLAGLLADRLDGQAIDLPGFGRSEPGRRYTIPAFADLVVRWIEHSGRGPVHLFGNSLGGAVAVQVAGLRPDLVRTLTLISPALPFLDFRRSLQGRMLPVLAIPRGERLVARHLTQLAPEVMAQQVLEACVADLSRICDQRRAEALEEIRVRYEAEHYAAAYVRTFRGLVASFLRAYLPGPGSLWRLAKAVRAPTLVVGGRQDRLIDVRVAPQTARVIPDSRLMMLDGVGHVAQLEVPRLVARAVVGLLAETGDTVGRSDLAG; encoded by the coding sequence ATGAAGAGCGCCACTCTCTGGCCGGACCATCTGCTCCCCGATGACCGTGTCCCGCCGCCGTGGCCTGGCCGGGAGGTTCGCCTCGACGGCTTGGTCACGTACGTGCGGGACACCCCGGCCACCGCTGTTGGCGCGGAGCCGGCGCTGTACGTGCACGGGCTGGGCGGGTCGTCGCAGAACTGGACCGACCTGGCCGGGCTGCTCGCCGATCGGCTGGACGGTCAGGCCATCGACCTGCCCGGCTTCGGCCGCAGCGAGCCGGGCCGTCGCTACACGATTCCGGCCTTCGCGGATCTTGTCGTCCGCTGGATCGAGCATTCCGGTCGGGGGCCCGTGCACCTGTTCGGCAACTCGCTGGGCGGTGCCGTCGCCGTCCAGGTCGCCGGGCTCCGGCCTGACCTGGTCCGCACCCTCACCCTGATCTCCCCGGCGCTGCCGTTCCTGGATTTCCGTCGCTCGTTGCAGGGGCGGATGCTGCCGGTGCTCGCCATTCCGCGGGGTGAACGGTTGGTCGCCCGGCATCTCACCCAGCTCGCTCCTGAGGTGATGGCCCAGCAGGTGTTGGAGGCCTGCGTCGCCGACCTCAGCCGGATCTGCGACCAGCGCCGGGCGGAGGCGCTGGAGGAGATCCGGGTGCGCTACGAGGCGGAGCACTACGCCGCCGCGTACGTCCGGACGTTTCGCGGTCTGGTCGCCAGCTTCCTGCGGGCGTACCTGCCGGGGCCGGGTTCGCTGTGGCGCCTCGCCAAGGCGGTGCGCGCACCGACCCTGGTGGTGGGTGGCCGACAGGATCGGCTGATCGACGTGCGGGTTGCGCCGCAGACCGCCCGGGTCATCCCGGACAGCCGGCTGATGATGCTCGACGGCGTCGGTCATGTGGCGCAGTTGGAAGTTCCCCGTCTGGTTGCCCGGGCGGTGGTCGGCCTGCTCGCCGAAACGGGGGACACCGTCGGGCGGTCTGATCTGGCAGGCTGA
- a CDS encoding TetR/AcrR family transcriptional regulator: MTAAGNGAQTAGRPTRLPRSARRKQLLAAAQEVFVAQGYHAAAMDDIAERAGVSKPVLYQHFPGKMDLYLALLDTHCDAIVAQVQDAMRGTSDNKERVSASVRAYFDFVDHESEAFRLVFESDLRNDPAVRQRVERVEQGCIAAITDTIISDTGVSRAHAELLASGLVGAAETAAQFWLAGGRQVPKAEAEALVAALSWRGIASFPLQGESA, encoded by the coding sequence ATGACCGCTGCGGGGAACGGTGCCCAGACCGCTGGCCGGCCCACCCGCCTGCCCCGCTCCGCGCGTCGTAAGCAGCTTCTCGCTGCGGCGCAGGAGGTGTTCGTCGCGCAGGGCTACCACGCCGCCGCGATGGACGACATCGCCGAGCGGGCCGGAGTCTCGAAGCCGGTGCTCTATCAACACTTTCCCGGAAAGATGGATCTCTACCTGGCGCTGCTCGATACGCACTGTGACGCCATCGTCGCTCAGGTACAGGACGCGATGCGCGGCACCAGCGACAACAAGGAGCGGGTCAGCGCATCGGTGCGCGCGTACTTCGACTTCGTCGACCACGAGAGCGAGGCGTTCCGCCTCGTCTTCGAGTCGGACCTGCGTAACGACCCGGCGGTGCGGCAGCGGGTGGAGCGGGTCGAGCAGGGCTGCATCGCGGCGATCACCGACACCATCATCTCGGACACCGGGGTGAGCCGGGCGCACGCCGAGTTGCTCGCCTCGGGGCTGGTCGGCGCAGCGGAGACGGCCGCGCAGTTCTGGCTGGCAGGTGGCCGGCAGGTGCCGAAGGCCGAGGCCGAGGCGTTGGTGGCCGCGCTGTCGTGGCGGGGCATCGCGAGCTTCCCGCTGCAAGGTGAGTCAGCCTGA
- a CDS encoding DUF3107 domain-containing protein: MEVKIGVQYAPRELVVDSAQSPAEIEQIVTDAFAGDGGTLSLTDEKGRRIIVPIEKVAYVEIAEASSRAVGFTVR, encoded by the coding sequence GTGGAGGTCAAGATCGGCGTGCAGTACGCGCCGCGCGAGCTGGTAGTGGACAGCGCGCAGTCGCCGGCCGAGATCGAGCAGATCGTCACCGACGCCTTCGCCGGTGACGGCGGCACGCTCTCCCTGACCGACGAGAAGGGCCGGCGGATCATCGTTCCGATCGAGAAGGTCGCGTACGTCGAGATCGCCGAGGCGTCGTCCCGCGCGGTCGGTTTCACCGTCCGCTGA
- a CDS encoding ferritin-like fold-containing protein, translating into MSAPTTPGSAVADLLGLVAFGELLAFERMAGDARLAPDLRRRAALSEMAAAEIANYRRLADRLTALGVPPEDAMAPYLEPLQAYHDSTEPRDWAEVVTKAYVGDAITDDFIREIADALDEPDRALVLDVLHDSRYADFAAAEIRVAVADDPRVAGRLSMWARRLVGEALSQAGRVAAERATLTALIARDDRVDVPGLFGRLTSAHTARMTSAGLNN; encoded by the coding sequence GTGTCCGCGCCGACCACCCCCGGTTCCGCTGTCGCCGACCTGCTGGGTCTGGTCGCCTTCGGCGAACTGCTCGCCTTCGAACGGATGGCCGGCGACGCCCGGCTCGCCCCCGACCTGCGCCGCCGCGCAGCCCTGAGCGAGATGGCCGCGGCCGAGATCGCCAACTACCGGCGCCTCGCCGACCGGCTCACCGCGCTGGGCGTGCCGCCTGAGGACGCGATGGCGCCCTATCTTGAGCCACTGCAGGCCTACCACGACTCGACCGAGCCCCGGGACTGGGCGGAAGTGGTCACGAAGGCGTACGTCGGCGACGCGATCACCGACGACTTCATCCGGGAGATCGCCGATGCGCTGGACGAGCCGGACCGGGCGCTGGTGCTGGATGTCCTGCACGACTCGCGGTATGCGGACTTCGCCGCGGCGGAGATCCGGGTGGCCGTTGCCGACGACCCCCGGGTGGCTGGCCGGCTCTCCATGTGGGCGCGGCGGCTGGTCGGCGAGGCGTTGTCCCAGGCCGGCCGCGTTGCCGCCGAGCGGGCCACACTCACTGCGCTGATCGCACGGGACGACCGGGTCGACGTGCCGGGGCTGTTCGGGAGGCTCACCTCCGCGCACACCGCGCGGATGACCTCGGCCGGACTGAACAACTGA
- a CDS encoding DEAD/DEAH box helicase, with product MSELTQDLMDGQELAPTAPVRPEAPTFAALGARAETVEALAAAGITRAFAIQEYAIPIALRGVDLIGQAPTGTGKTLGFGVPLLDRVFAPGEGSDGVPQALVVVPTRELGIQVAKDLAAAGRTRGVRVLPIYGGVAYEPQIDALRKGVEILVGTPGRLMDLQKQKHLRLDRVHALVLDEADRMLDLGFLDDVEKILAMLPEDRQTMLFSATMPDPIVTLSRRFLRQPMTIHAGHTAETGPSPQTQQLVYRTHSMNKVEVVARILQAEGRGLTMIFTRTKRAADRVAEDLDFRGFAVAAVHGDLGQGARERALRAFRAGKIDILVATDVAARGLDVTGVTHVINYDCPEDQDTYTHRIGRTGRAGATGVAVTFVDWDDMPRWRIIDKTLGLEMPEPPETYHTSPHLYTDLHIPTDISGTLPTAERTRAGLSAEVEEDLGGTTRSRRGDSGGRGGPRRGESRGEGRGEGRGERRGRGDGRRDRSDAGTPAVAEAPAIAEAADTAEEGTRTPRRRRRRRAGEAVAGEPTAVISADTGPTEPAAASDGEPSKPRRRRRRRGGGSDAGTPAEATAD from the coding sequence ATGAGCGAGCTGACTCAAGATCTGATGGACGGCCAGGAACTGGCCCCCACTGCCCCGGTTCGACCGGAGGCCCCCACGTTTGCCGCACTCGGCGCCCGTGCCGAGACCGTCGAGGCGCTGGCCGCGGCCGGCATCACCCGCGCCTTCGCCATCCAGGAATATGCGATCCCGATCGCGCTGCGCGGCGTCGACCTGATCGGTCAGGCGCCCACCGGCACCGGCAAGACCCTCGGCTTCGGCGTACCCCTGTTGGATCGGGTCTTCGCGCCGGGCGAGGGCAGCGACGGCGTCCCCCAGGCGCTGGTCGTCGTTCCCACCCGCGAGCTGGGCATCCAGGTCGCCAAGGACCTGGCCGCCGCCGGCCGGACGCGCGGCGTCCGGGTGCTGCCGATCTACGGCGGCGTGGCGTACGAGCCGCAGATCGACGCGCTGCGCAAGGGCGTCGAGATCCTCGTCGGCACCCCCGGCCGGCTCATGGACCTGCAGAAGCAGAAGCACCTCCGACTGGACCGGGTGCACGCACTCGTCCTCGACGAGGCCGACCGGATGCTCGACCTAGGCTTCCTCGACGACGTCGAGAAGATCCTGGCGATGCTTCCGGAGGACCGGCAGACGATGCTCTTCTCGGCCACCATGCCGGACCCGATCGTCACCCTGTCCCGGCGTTTCCTGCGCCAGCCGATGACGATCCACGCCGGGCACACCGCCGAGACCGGCCCGTCGCCGCAGACCCAGCAGTTGGTCTACCGCACCCACTCGATGAACAAGGTCGAGGTGGTGGCGCGCATCCTCCAGGCGGAGGGGCGTGGGTTGACCATGATCTTCACCCGCACCAAGCGGGCCGCCGACCGGGTCGCCGAGGACCTCGACTTCCGCGGGTTCGCGGTCGCCGCGGTGCACGGTGACCTCGGCCAGGGCGCCCGCGAGCGGGCGCTGCGGGCCTTCCGGGCCGGCAAGATCGACATCCTGGTCGCCACCGACGTGGCGGCCCGAGGGCTGGACGTCACCGGCGTCACCCACGTGATCAACTACGACTGCCCGGAAGACCAGGACACCTACACCCACCGAATCGGTCGTACCGGCCGGGCCGGAGCGACGGGTGTCGCCGTGACCTTCGTCGACTGGGACGACATGCCGCGCTGGCGGATCATCGACAAGACCCTCGGTCTGGAGATGCCGGAGCCGCCGGAGACGTACCACACGTCGCCGCACCTCTACACCGACCTGCACATCCCCACCGACATCAGCGGCACGCTGCCCACCGCCGAGCGCACCCGGGCCGGGTTGTCCGCCGAGGTCGAAGAGGACCTGGGTGGCACGACGCGTTCCCGCCGGGGCGACAGCGGTGGTCGGGGCGGTCCGCGACGCGGTGAAAGCCGCGGTGAGGGTCGAGGTGAAGGCCGGGGCGAGCGCCGTGGTCGGGGCGACGGCCGCCGCGACCGCTCCGACGCCGGCACGCCGGCCGTCGCCGAGGCACCCGCGATCGCCGAGGCCGCCGACACCGCCGAGGAAGGCACCCGCACTCCGCGCCGCCGGCGTCGCCGCCGGGCCGGCGAGGCGGTCGCGGGCGAACCGACCGCCGTGATCTCCGCCGACACCGGCCCCACCGAGCCGGCTGCCGCGTCCGACGGCGAGCCGTCCAAGCCGCGCCGCCGCCGGCGCCGCCGTGGTGGCGGTTCCGACGCGGGTACGCCGGCCGAGGCGACCGCGGACTGA
- a CDS encoding class I SAM-dependent methyltransferase translates to MPEPLDAALTEIRALLLDPALTRAVAAGRRRGRRPTVARAELRPVTLKAGPRMQITTSDGARPYTRNIASGPEAAAAVDELLAEPFGNWHVETSAATLQLRVTKSGEAQVHRAATARPAVTPGGNDRTKEYLLDPGDPIFAEIGGSAAKRRQVDAFLRALAATLPDELTGPLRVVDLGCGNAYLTFAAYRYLTSRELDVHLVGVDVREDQRRRNSELAQRLGWADRISFVAGTIADAVVEPAPDLVLALHACDTATDEALARAVRWEARWVLAAPCCHHDLAKQLRAHPAPAPYELLTRQGILRERFADVLTDALRAGLLRVHGYRTEVVEFVDSQHTPRNLLIRARRTGTGATEPQRAEYRELVDQWRVTPRLETLLAAAEESAS, encoded by the coding sequence ATGCCGGAACCACTGGACGCCGCACTGACCGAGATCCGGGCGTTGCTGCTCGACCCCGCGCTGACCCGGGCGGTCGCCGCCGGACGTCGCCGCGGTCGCCGCCCCACCGTCGCTAGGGCCGAACTGCGGCCGGTGACGCTCAAGGCCGGACCCCGAATGCAGATCACCACGTCCGATGGCGCTCGCCCGTACACCCGCAACATCGCCTCCGGTCCCGAGGCCGCTGCGGCGGTCGACGAGCTGCTGGCCGAGCCGTTCGGCAACTGGCACGTGGAGACGTCCGCCGCGACGCTGCAACTGCGGGTGACCAAGTCCGGCGAGGCGCAGGTGCACCGGGCCGCCACGGCCCGTCCGGCGGTGACGCCCGGTGGGAATGACCGGACCAAGGAGTATCTGCTCGACCCCGGCGACCCGATCTTCGCGGAGATCGGCGGCTCGGCGGCCAAACGCCGCCAGGTGGACGCGTTCCTGCGTGCCCTGGCCGCGACCCTGCCCGACGAGCTGACCGGTCCGCTGCGGGTGGTGGATCTGGGCTGCGGCAACGCCTACCTGACGTTCGCGGCGTACCGCTATCTGACGAGTCGAGAGCTCGACGTCCACCTGGTCGGGGTGGACGTCCGGGAGGACCAGCGGCGGCGCAACAGTGAACTGGCGCAACGACTGGGCTGGGCCGACCGGATCAGCTTCGTGGCCGGCACGATCGCCGACGCTGTCGTCGAACCCGCCCCCGACCTGGTGCTGGCGCTGCACGCCTGCGACACGGCCACCGACGAGGCCCTGGCCCGCGCGGTGCGCTGGGAAGCCCGCTGGGTGCTGGCCGCCCCGTGCTGCCACCATGATCTGGCGAAGCAGCTCCGCGCCCACCCCGCCCCAGCCCCGTACGAGTTGCTGACCCGGCAGGGCATCCTCCGCGAGCGTTTTGCCGACGTGCTCACCGACGCGCTGCGCGCCGGGTTGCTGCGGGTGCACGGGTACCGGACCGAGGTGGTGGAGTTCGTGGACTCCCAGCACACGCCGCGTAACCTGCTGATCCGTGCCCGCCGTACCGGCACCGGGGCGACCGAACCGCAGCGCGCGGAGTACCGCGAGTTGGTGGACCAGTGGCGGGTCACGCCCCGGCTGGAGACCCTGCTGGCCGCCGCCGAGGAATCCGCCTCCTAG